The following proteins come from a genomic window of Sorghum bicolor cultivar BTx623 chromosome 3, Sorghum_bicolor_NCBIv3, whole genome shotgun sequence:
- the LOC8075588 gene encoding transcription factor VOZ1 — MLGPGVARLLLPRPSLFPRPPTPTQQSGSQSQKENSAEHLACETEERTARERGERKTTTTPSIPLHFHPSSPPIAAATMGKGPSSRAGSRHHQFRARAMTRVDDLQEVFSGLQSARKDSRPADAAVLEAQLQQMLREWRSELSAPSPASSLQGNARELSDPPSDTLRLLQLAAAEEEDDATSKMVEQQQQQQQPPPPPPPPPPPSADQNQGHAQVRQDMKPEPREEAIDVAVEQPQPQLLSQGVLPNGAATASAVFHDQMYYVNQELTVEDFLYDDDYKIDLSGSNLDVLNNLEGIVQLEYPQFNFPQELAPNACLDMSNCGQSAGGVFLHMTDLLTTMTSAPSAFLKPKCALWDCPRPAIGSERWHDYCSMYHADLAVQEEGPPGTMPVIRPRGIDLKDGPLFAALSAKIQGKNVGIPICEGAATAKSPWNAPELFDLYIFEGESIREWLFFDKPRRAFDSGNRKQRSLPDYSGRGWHESRKQVMKDFGGLKRSYYMDPQPSNSYEWHLYEYEINECDAFALYRLEFKSSDAKKIAKSKLACNPLNEIQQQMVRLSADSPVDTKRMARSRTKANPVDVNTNIYSVPNTAVQANVPNAYQPGPQVDQMTYLNGNVVYGPHLPYGYSTEKSDFYWNSNDGT, encoded by the exons ATGCTGGGCCCCGGCGTCGCCCGCCTCCTTTTGCCGCGGCCGTCGCTTTTCCCAAGGCCGCCGACCCCGACCCAACAAAGTGGCAGCCAGAGCCAGAAAGAAAACTCGGCAGAGCATCTCGCTTGCGAAACAGAGGAGAGGACGGCGCGCGAGAGGGGGGAAAGGAAAACAACCACGACCCCATCCATTCCGCTCCACTTCCACCCGAGCTCACCACCGATCGCGGCGGCGACGATGGGGAAGGGGCCGTCGTCGCGGGCAGGGTCGCGGCACCACCAGTTCCGCGCCCGCGCCATGACCCGCGTCGACGACCTCCAGGAGGTCTTCTCGGGCCTGCAGTCCGCGCGCAAGGACTCGCGccccgccgacgccgccgtccTCGAGGCGCAGCTCCAGCAGATGCTGCGCGAGTGGCGCTCCGAGCTCAGCGCTCCCTCCCCGGCCTCCTCCCTCCAG GGCAACGCCAGGGAACTGTCGGATCCGCCTTCGGATACTCTTCGTCTGCTGCagttggcggcggcggaggaggaggacgacgccaCGAGCAAGATggtcgagcagcagcagcagcagcagcagcccccgcctccgcctccgcctccgcctccgccctcAGCTGACCAGAACCAGGGGCACGCGCAGGTCCGCCAGGACATGAAGCCGGAGCCACGCGAGGAAGCAATTGACGTCGCTGTGgagcagccgcagccgcagctgCTGAGTCAGGGGGTTCTGCCTAATGGTGCTGCTACCGCGTCTGCGGTGTTCCATGATCAG ATGTACTATGTGAACCAGGAACTTACGGTTGAGGATTTTCtctatgatgatgattacaAGATAGACCTTTCTGGGTCTAATCTGGATGTCCTTAATAACCTGGAAGGAATTGTTCAGCTGGAATATCCACAGTTCAATTTTCCGCAAGAGTTAGCCCCTAATGCGTGCCTTGACATGAGTAACTGTGGACAGAGTGCTGGGGGTGTTTTCCTACACATGACAGATTTGCTCACAACGATGACTTCGGCACCTTCTGCATTCCTGAAGCCAAAATGCGCTCTCTGGGACTGCCCCAGGCCTGCTATTGGATCAGAAAGATGGCATGATTATTGCAGCATGTATCATGCTGATTTGGCTGTGCAGGAAGAGGGCCCTCCAGGCACAATGCCTGTGATCCGTCCAAGAGGCATTGATCTGAAAGATGGCCCTCTGTTTGCTGCTCTTAGTGCAAAAATCCAAGGAAAAAATGTTGGGATCCCTATCTGTGAAGGAGCTGCCACTGCGAAGTCTCCGTGGAATGCACCTG AACTTTTCGATCTTTACATCTTTGAAGGTGAATCTATCAGAGAATGGTTGTTTTTTGACAAACCAAGGAGGGCATTTGATAGTGGAAATCGGAAGCAGCGGTCCTTGCCAGATTACAGCGGCCGAGGTTGGCATGAATCTAGGAAGCAGGTGATGAAGGACTTTGGGGGTCTGAAGAGGTCCTATTACATGGATCCACAGCCATCCAACAGCTATGAATGGCATCTCTATGAATATGAGATCAATGAGTGTGACGCTTTTGCCTTATATCGGCTTGAATTCAAGTCTTCAGATGCAAAGAAGATTGCTAAATCAAAATTGGCTTGTAATCCACTGAATGAAATTCAGCAGCAAATGGTTAGACTCAGTGCAGACAGTCCTGTAGACACCAAACGGATGGCCCGGAGCAGGACAAAGGCTAACCCGGTAGATGTCAATACTAACATCTATTCAGTTCCAAACACCGCAGTTCAAGCTAATGTTCCAAATGCTTATCAGCCAGGGCCACAAGTGGACCAGATGACATATTTGAACGGTAATGTCGTTTATGGGCCTCATCTGCCGTATGGTTACTCGACTGAAAAAAGTGACTTTTATTGGAACTCAAATGATGGGACATGA
- the LOC8075589 gene encoding reticulon-4-interacting protein 1, mitochondrial has translation MWWRAVRARRRVAGARPASTAAAGAEKSCRAVVVPRFGGPEVLEIRQGVPVPDLKPREVLVRARAVSINPLDLRMRSGYGRSIFEPLLPLIIGRDISGEVAATGTSASSFSIGQEVFGSLHPTALRGTYADYAILSLDELTLKPSTLSHVEASAIPFAALTAWRALHGTARISEGQRVLVIGGGGAVGLAAVQLAVAAGCGVSATCGTQSIERVIGAGAEQAIDYTAEDTEAAVKGKFDAVLDTIGVPETERIGINVLRRGGHYMTLQGEAAALADRYGLAVGLPAATAALLKKQTQYRYSHGIEYWWTYMRADAEGLHEIQRLSGAGKLQIPVEKTFPISHAREAHAAKEKKLVPGKVVLEFD, from the exons ATGTGGTGGAGGGCGGTGAGGGCCCGCCGGCGGGTCGCCGGGGCGCGGCCCGCGTCCaccgcggcggcgggggcggagAAGAGCTGCCGCGCCGTGGTGGTGCCGCGTTTCGGTGGGCCGGAGGTGCTGGAGATCAGGCAGGGCGTGCCCGTGCCCGATCTGAAGCCGCGGGAGGTGCTCGTGCGCGCACGTGCTGTCTCTATCAACCCCCTGGACCTGCGA ATGCGATCTGGCTATGGGCGCTCCATATTCGAGCCACTCTTACCGCTGATCATTGGTCGGGACATTAGTGGTGAAGTTGCAGCCACAGGGACTTCTGCATCGTCATTTTCTATTGGTCAAGAAGTGTTCGGTTCGTTGCATCCAACTGCTCTCAGAGGGACATATGCTGACTATGCTATCCTGTCACTGGACGAGCTTACTCTCAAACCATCTACACTCAGTCATGTG GAGGCTAGTGCAATCCCGTTTGCTGCTTTGACTGCATGGCGTGCTTTACATGGTACGGCTCGAATTTCTGAAGG ACAAAGAGTTCTTGTGATTGGTGGAGGAGGAGCAGTTGGGTTAGCTGCTGTTCAACTTGCGGTGGCTGCTGGGTGTGGGGTTTCTGCTACCTGTGGAACCCAAAGTATTGAGCGAGTTATAGGAGCTGGTGCTGAACAAGCTATTGATTACACTGCTGAG GATACTGAAGCAGCAGTTAAAGGAAAGTTTGATGCTGTTTTAGACACCATAGGAGTACCTGAGACTGAAAGAATTGGCATCAATGTTCTTAGGAGAGGTGGACACTATATGACCCTTCAG GGAGAAGCAGCTGCACTAGCAGATAGGTATGGATTGGCTGTAGGGCTTCCTGCTGCGACTGCTGCTTTACTAAAGAAACAGACGCAGTATCGTTATTCTCATGGAATAG AATATTGGTGGACATACATGAGAGCTGATGCCGAAGGGCTTCATGAGATCCAAAGGCTATCTGGAGCTGGGAAATTACAGATACCTGTGGAGAAGACCTTTCCCATCAGCCATGCAAGAGAAGCTCATGCGGCCAAGGAGAAAAAGTTGGTTCCTGGCAAGGTGGTCCTAGAATTCGATTGA
- the LOC8072084 gene encoding optic atrophy 3 protein homolog, translating to MMLPLVKLGSLAFRTLSKPIAARLKYNAGIHPKFRGLIIGLAQANHRFTTNMQRRVYGRATDIHIRPLNEEKAIQAAADLLGELFVFSVAGAAIIYEVQRSARSEARKEEVRSQEIEAIKKRDEQLALEVQLMKQKISEMERQYSKWTLPGFRGLGTAQAAAQPTGTQQPTAA from the exons ATGATGCTCCCGCTGGTGAAGCTCGGCTCGCTCGCGttccggacgctgagcaagccCATCGCGGCCCGCCTCAAGTACAACGCCGGCATCCACCCCAAGTTCCGCGGTCTCATCATCGGACTCGCGCAG GCAAACCATCGTTTCACTACAAATATGCAGAGGCGAGTGTATGGACGTGCGACTGACATTCACATTCGGCCCCTGAATGAGGAGAAAGCTATTCAAGCTGCCGCAGATCTTCTTGGCGAACTATTTGTTTTCTCG GTTGCTGGTGCTGCAATTATCTATGAGGTGCAAAGAAGTGCTAGGTCAGAAGCCAGAAAAGAGGAAGTCCGTAGTCAGGAAATTGAG GCGATAAAGAAAAGGGATGAACAACTGGCCCTGGAAGTACAGCTCATGAAACAGAAGATTAGCGAGATGGAGCGGCAGTACTCGAAGTGGACTCTTCCGGGGTTTCGCGGCCTCGGCACTGCTCAGGCGGCGGCACAGCCTACTGGTActcagcagccaacagctgcgtaG